The window AGTTCGACGGTGAGCGAGAACTTGTTGCAGAAGGCCTTATGCGCGTCGACATCGTCGGCGCTGAGCCCCACCACCGTGATGCCTGCCGCTTCGAAGGCCTCTCGGGTGGCGGTGAACGACCGTGCCTGGATGGTGCACCCAGGGGTGTCGTCCTTGGGATAGACGTAGAGGACGAGCCACTGGCCCGCGTAGTCGGCGTTCGTGCGCTCTGTGCCGTCCTGGTTCTTCAGCCGGAAGGGGGGGATGGTCTGGCCTTCAGCGATCATGCAAGCGGGTCTCCTCGTGGTGGGGTGAAGGCGCATGTCTTCGCGATGGTGAAGCCGGGTCCTGGCGTCGACGAGCGCATGAGGCTTCAGACGGAGCCTGCGCAGGGGGGGCTTCGCCGACGATGTCGCCGGAAACGCTCCACGCGCGGAAGGGGGCGTCGCCGTGTCGTTCGAACACCGCCCCCATGAAGCCTTTCTCGCGCACGCTCAGGTCCGGCATCGTCGTCATGAACACTCGTCCCGCGCATGCCCCTCAGCTCGAGCAGCTTCAGATCACCGTCTTTCCCACCCTGGCCGAGACGCAGCTCTTTCGTGCCCCGCATTACCTCAAGCACATCGAGATCTTTCCCGAGGGGCAGTTCGTGGCCCTCGACGGTGACCGCGTGGTGGGCATGACCACCACGGTGCGTCTCGATCTCGATCGCGCCCATCCGGACACCTTTGACGATGTGATCTGCGGAGGTTGGTGCACCGCGCATGACCCGCTTGGTCTGTGGATGTACGGCCTCGACGTGGGCGCGCATCCGGA of the Pseudomonadota bacterium genome contains:
- a CDS encoding peroxiredoxin — encoded protein: MIAEGQTIPPFRLKNQDGTERTNADYAGQWLVLYVYPKDDTPGCTIQARSFTATREAFEAAGITVVGLSADDVDAHKAFCNKFSLTVELLSDVSGTLLSALGVGQTDFGGTLYWNRTTFVADPSGTVRKVYSGVKPDGHEQMLLTDVAELKKAIA
- a CDS encoding GNAT family N-acetyltransferase; amino-acid sequence: MKPFSRTLRSGIVVMNTRPAHAPQLEQLQITVFPTLAETQLFRAPHYLKHIEIFPEGQFVALDGDRVVGMTTTVRLDLDRAHPDTFDDVICGGWCTAHDPLGLWMYGLDVGAHPDCRGRGVGRALYAARHEMARRLGMSGQATAGMLSGYGRLREQMTVEAYYDMVVSGEIRDPTVSAQMHVGF